The following are encoded in a window of Pseudomonas sp. St316 genomic DNA:
- the urtA gene encoding urea ABC transporter substrate-binding protein, with product MKRRSLIKAFTLSASIAAMGMAWTVQAAETIKVGILHSLSGTMAISETSLKDMALMTIDEINAKGGVNGKKLEAVVVDPASNWPLFAEKGRQLLTQDKVAVVFGCWTSVSRKSVLPVFEELNGLLFYPVQYEGEEMSPNVFYTGAAPNQQAIPAVEYLMSEEGGSAKRYFLLGTDYVYPRTTNKILRSFLHSKGVADKDIEEVYTPFGHSDYQTIVANIKKFSAGGKTAVISTVNGDSNVPFYKELANQGLKATDVPVVAFSVGEEELRGIDTKPLVGNLAAWNYFESVDNPANKKFVESWKAYAKAKNLPGADKAVTNDPMEATYVGIHMWAQAVEKAKSTDVDKVREALAGQTFAAPSGYTLTMDKTNHHLHKPVMIGEIQADGQFNVVWQTEGPIRAQPWSPFIAGNDKKPDYAVKSN from the coding sequence ATGAAGCGTCGTAGCTTGATCAAGGCTTTTACACTCTCGGCAAGCATTGCCGCGATGGGCATGGCCTGGACCGTACAGGCCGCCGAGACCATCAAGGTCGGCATCCTGCATTCGCTGTCCGGCACCATGGCGATCTCCGAGACGTCCCTCAAGGACATGGCGCTGATGACCATTGATGAGATCAACGCCAAGGGGGGTGTGAACGGCAAGAAGCTTGAAGCGGTGGTCGTGGACCCGGCGTCGAACTGGCCGCTGTTCGCCGAAAAGGGTCGCCAGTTGCTGACCCAGGACAAGGTCGCGGTGGTGTTCGGCTGCTGGACGTCGGTGTCGCGTAAATCGGTGTTGCCGGTGTTCGAAGAACTCAATGGGCTGCTGTTCTACCCGGTGCAATACGAAGGCGAAGAGATGTCGCCGAACGTGTTCTACACCGGCGCCGCGCCGAATCAGCAGGCGATTCCGGCGGTGGAATACCTGATGAGCGAAGAAGGCGGCAGCGCCAAGCGCTACTTCCTGCTGGGCACCGACTACGTCTACCCGCGCACCACCAACAAGATTTTGCGCTCGTTCCTGCACTCCAAAGGGGTGGCGGACAAGGACATCGAAGAGGTCTACACCCCGTTCGGCCACAGCGACTACCAGACCATCGTGGCCAACATCAAGAAGTTCTCGGCCGGCGGCAAGACCGCGGTCATCTCCACGGTCAACGGCGACTCCAACGTGCCGTTCTATAAAGAACTGGCGAACCAGGGCCTGAAGGCTACCGACGTACCGGTCGTGGCCTTCTCGGTGGGCGAGGAAGAACTGCGCGGCATCGACACCAAGCCACTGGTAGGCAACCTGGCGGCGTGGAACTACTTCGAATCGGTGGATAACCCGGCTAACAAGAAATTCGTCGAGTCCTGGAAAGCCTACGCCAAGGCCAAGAACCTGCCAGGCGCCGACAAAGCCGTGACCAACGACCCGATGGAAGCCACCTACGTCGGCATCCACATGTGGGCGCAAGCGGTGGAAAAAGCCAAGTCCACCGACGTCGACAAAGTCCGCGAAGCCCTGGCCGGCCAGACCTTCGCCGCACCGTCGGGCTACACCCTGACCATGGACAAGACCAACCATCACCTGCACAAGCCAGTGATGATCGGCGAGATCCAGGCCGACGGTCAGTTCAACGTGGTCTGGCAGACCGAAGGCCCGATCCGCGCCCAGCCTTGGAGCCCGTTCATCGCCGGCAACGACAAGAAGCCTGACTATGCGGTGAAGAGCAACTGA
- the urtB gene encoding urea ABC transporter permease subunit UrtB, with protein sequence MPTALYRLILALVLLLPLGAHADDAEDFVAANPTQQAKLLETWAAQPEPERVELINALQQGQLTVDGQPKILRLNNRLRGLIETALASHQLLAVDARVRLVAAQQLQKSARPAQLAFLDRQLAGEQDEDVHAALSLALANLQLVDANPNVRLAAVRLLGETGDPLARTRLEGLLEPGVETDAAVRTAAETSLSQVKRKLLVGELLGQAFSGMSLGSILLLAALGLAITFGLLGVINMAHGEMLMLGAYSTYVVQLLFQRFAPNAIEFYPLIALPVAFFITAAIGMALERTVIRHLYGRPLETLLATWGISLMLIQLVRLVFGAQNVEVANPAWLSGGIQVLPNLVLPYNRIVIIAFALFVVVLTWLLLNKTRLGLNVRAVTQNRNMAACCGVPTGRVDMLAFGLGSGIAGLGGVALSQIGNVGPDLGQSYIIDSFLVVVLGGVGQLAGSVFAAFGLGIANKILEPQIGAVLGKILILALIILFIQKRPQGLFALKGRVID encoded by the coding sequence ATGCCCACCGCCCTTTACCGCCTCATCCTCGCCCTGGTGCTGCTGTTGCCACTGGGAGCCCACGCCGACGACGCCGAAGACTTCGTCGCCGCCAACCCGACCCAGCAGGCCAAGCTCCTGGAAACCTGGGCCGCGCAGCCGGAGCCTGAGCGTGTCGAACTGATCAATGCCCTGCAACAGGGCCAGTTGACCGTCGACGGCCAGCCCAAGATCCTGCGCCTGAACAACCGCCTGCGCGGGCTGATTGAAACCGCACTGGCCAGCCATCAACTGCTCGCCGTCGATGCTCGCGTACGTTTGGTTGCCGCGCAGCAATTGCAAAAAAGTGCCCGCCCGGCACAACTGGCGTTTCTCGATCGACAATTGGCCGGCGAGCAGGACGAAGATGTACACGCCGCCCTGAGCCTGGCCCTGGCGAACCTGCAACTGGTGGACGCCAACCCGAACGTACGTCTGGCCGCCGTCCGGCTGCTGGGGGAAACCGGCGATCCGCTGGCCCGCACACGCCTGGAAGGTCTGCTTGAACCCGGCGTCGAAACCGATGCCGCCGTGCGCACCGCCGCTGAAACCAGCCTCAGCCAGGTCAAGCGCAAACTCCTGGTGGGCGAGTTGCTGGGCCAGGCCTTCAGCGGCATGTCCCTGGGCTCGATCCTGCTGCTCGCCGCCCTCGGCCTGGCAATCACCTTCGGCCTGCTGGGGGTGATCAACATGGCCCACGGCGAGATGCTCATGTTGGGCGCTTATTCCACCTACGTGGTGCAGTTGCTGTTCCAGCGCTTCGCCCCGAACGCCATCGAGTTCTACCCGCTGATCGCCCTGCCGGTGGCATTTTTCATTACCGCCGCCATCGGCATGGCCCTGGAGCGCACGGTGATTCGCCACCTCTACGGGCGCCCGTTGGAAACGCTGCTCGCCACCTGGGGCATCAGCCTGATGTTGATCCAACTGGTGCGCCTGGTGTTCGGTGCGCAGAACGTCGAAGTCGCCAACCCGGCCTGGCTCTCAGGCGGGATCCAGGTGTTGCCGAACCTGGTGCTGCCGTACAACCGCATCGTGATCATCGCCTTCGCGCTGTTCGTGGTGGTGCTGACCTGGCTGTTGCTGAACAAGACGCGCCTGGGCCTGAACGTGCGCGCGGTGACCCAAAACCGCAACATGGCCGCCTGCTGTGGCGTGCCCACCGGGCGGGTGGACATGCTCGCCTTCGGCCTCGGCTCCGGCATCGCCGGGTTGGGTGGCGTGGCCCTGAGCCAGATCGGCAACGTCGGCCCGGACCTGGGCCAGAGCTACATCATCGACTCGTTCCTGGTGGTGGTGCTCGGCGGCGTCGGCCAGTTGGCCGGTAGCGTGTTCGCCGCGTTCGGCTTGGGCATCGCCAACAAGATCCTCGAACCGCAGATCGGCGCGGTGCTCGGCAAGATCCTCATCCTGGCGTTGATCATTCTGTTCATCCAGAAGCGTCCGCAAGGCCTCTTCGCGCTCAAAGGACGGGTAATCGACTGA
- the urtC gene encoding urea ABC transporter permease subunit UrtC yields the protein MNQPLMLTATQKAGPKVTLAVGAVILAVLLSLPLLSLLAADNPLQVSAYTLTLVGKILCYAIVALALDLVWGYAGLLSLGHGLFFALGGYAMGMYLMRQAAGDGLPAFMTFLSWTELPWYWAGTDSFLWAMCLVVLAPGLLALVFGFFAFRSRIKGVYFSIMTQALTFAGMLLFFRNETGFGGNNGFTNFRSILGFGITEPGTRAVLFLATVLLLVASLFIGWRLARSKFGRVLTALRDAENRLMFCGYDPRGFKLFVWVLSAVLCGLAGALYVPQVGIINPSEMSPTNSIEAAVWVALGGRGTLIGPLLGAGVVNGMKSWFTVAFPEYWLFFLGALFIVVTLYLPKGVIGLLKKRGEQ from the coding sequence ATGAACCAGCCCCTGATGCTCACGGCCACGCAAAAGGCCGGTCCCAAAGTTACCCTCGCCGTCGGCGCGGTGATCCTGGCCGTGCTGTTGAGCCTGCCGCTACTGTCGCTGCTGGCGGCGGACAATCCGCTGCAAGTCTCAGCGTATACCCTGACCCTGGTGGGCAAGATTCTCTGCTACGCCATCGTCGCCCTGGCGCTGGACCTGGTCTGGGGCTACGCCGGCCTGCTCTCCCTGGGCCATGGCCTGTTCTTCGCCCTGGGCGGCTACGCCATGGGCATGTACCTGATGCGCCAGGCCGCCGGCGATGGCTTGCCGGCGTTCATGACCTTCTTGTCGTGGACCGAGTTGCCCTGGTACTGGGCCGGCACCGACAGTTTCCTCTGGGCCATGTGCCTGGTGGTGCTGGCGCCGGGTTTGCTGGCGCTGGTGTTCGGTTTCTTCGCCTTCCGCTCGCGGATCAAGGGTGTGTATTTCTCGATCATGACCCAGGCCCTGACCTTCGCCGGGATGCTGTTGTTTTTCCGCAACGAAACCGGGTTTGGCGGCAACAACGGCTTCACCAATTTCCGTTCGATCCTGGGCTTTGGTATCACTGAGCCGGGCACCCGGGCGGTGCTGTTTTTGGCCACGGTGCTGTTGCTGGTGGCGAGCCTGTTCATCGGCTGGCGCCTGGCGCGCAGCAAGTTCGGCCGGGTATTGACCGCCCTGCGTGACGCGGAAAACCGCCTGATGTTCTGCGGCTACGATCCCCGTGGCTTCAAGCTGTTCGTCTGGGTGTTGAGCGCGGTGTTGTGCGGCCTGGCCGGGGCCTTGTACGTGCCGCAGGTGGGCATCATCAACCCCAGCGAAATGTCGCCGACCAACTCCATCGAGGCTGCCGTGTGGGTCGCCCTCGGCGGGCGCGGCACGCTGATCGGGCCGTTGCTGGGCGCCGGCGTGGTCAATGGCATGAAGAGCTGGTTCACCGTGGCCTTCCCGGAGTACTGGCTGTTCTTCCTCGGCGCGCTGTTCATCGTCGTGACGCTGTATCTGCCCAAGGGTGTGATCGGTCTGCTGAAGAAAAGAGGTGAACAATGA
- the urtD gene encoding urea ABC transporter ATP-binding protein UrtD, protein MRVTASAEFMLEPAFFPPQPSQDAGSSRDAIGLGQAAGVGLNTRHGTILTLEDISVSFDGFKALNALNLYIGVGELRCIIGPNGAGKTTLMDVITGKTRPSHGKAWFGETLDLTRMSEVAIAQAGIGRKFQKPTVFEALSVFENLELALKTDKSVWASLRAKLTGEQHDRISDVLETIRLTTSVNRAAGLLSHGQKQFLEIGMLLVQDPQLLLLDEPVAGMTDAETEFTAELFKSLAGKHSLMVVEHDMGFVGSIADHVTVLHQGSVLAEGSLEQVQENERVIEVYLGR, encoded by the coding sequence ATGAGAGTGACAGCGAGTGCCGAATTCATGCTCGAACCCGCTTTCTTTCCGCCGCAACCCAGCCAGGACGCCGGCAGCAGCCGCGACGCCATCGGCCTCGGCCAAGCAGCTGGCGTGGGCCTGAACACACGCCACGGCACCATCCTGACCCTGGAAGACATTAGCGTCAGTTTCGACGGCTTCAAGGCCTTGAACGCTTTGAACCTGTACATCGGCGTCGGCGAATTGCGCTGCATCATCGGGCCCAACGGCGCCGGCAAGACCACGCTGATGGACGTGATTACCGGCAAGACCCGCCCCAGCCATGGCAAGGCCTGGTTCGGCGAAACCCTGGACCTGACCCGCATGAGCGAAGTGGCGATCGCCCAGGCCGGCATCGGTCGCAAATTCCAGAAGCCCACGGTGTTCGAAGCATTGAGCGTGTTCGAGAACCTGGAACTGGCGCTCAAGACCGACAAGTCGGTGTGGGCCAGCCTGCGGGCCAAACTCACTGGCGAGCAGCACGATCGCATCAGCGACGTGCTCGAGACCATCCGCCTCACCACCTCGGTCAACCGTGCCGCCGGGTTGCTGTCCCACGGGCAGAAGCAGTTCCTGGAGATCGGCATGCTGCTGGTGCAAGACCCGCAATTGCTGCTGCTCGACGAGCCGGTGGCGGGCATGACCGACGCCGAGACCGAGTTCACCGCCGAGCTGTTCAAATCCTTGGCGGGCAAGCATTCGCTGATGGTGGTGGAGCACGACATGGGCTTCGTCGGCAGCATCGCCGACCACGTGACAGTGTTGCACCAGGGCAGCGTGCTGGCCGAAGGGTCGCTGGAACAGGTGCAGGAAAATGAGCGGGTGATCGAGGTGTATCTCGGTCGTTGA
- the urtE gene encoding urea ABC transporter ATP-binding subunit UrtE, which yields MLQVDKLHQYYGGSHILRGLSFDAKVGEVTCLLGRNGVGKTTLLKCLMGLLPAKEGAVNWEGKAITTFKPHQRVHAGIAYVPQGREIFGRLTVEENLLMGLSRFPGSEAKEVPAFIYELFPVLLQMKQRRGGDLSGGQQQQLAIGRALASRPRLLILDEPTEGIQPSVIKEIGVVIKKLAARGDMAILLVEQFYDFAAELADQYLVMSRGEIVQQGRGENMEAEGVRGLVTI from the coding sequence ATGCTGCAAGTCGACAAATTGCACCAGTACTACGGCGGTAGCCACATCCTGCGCGGCCTGTCTTTCGACGCCAAGGTCGGCGAGGTGACCTGCCTGTTGGGGCGCAACGGCGTGGGCAAGACCACCCTGCTCAAATGCCTGATGGGCCTGTTGCCGGCCAAGGAAGGCGCGGTGAATTGGGAAGGCAAAGCCATCACTACGTTCAAGCCACACCAACGGGTGCATGCCGGCATCGCCTACGTGCCTCAGGGCCGGGAGATTTTCGGGCGGCTGACGGTGGAAGAAAACCTGCTGATGGGCCTGTCGCGGTTTCCCGGCTCCGAAGCCAAGGAGGTGCCGGCCTTCATCTACGAATTGTTCCCGGTGCTGCTGCAAATGAAACAGCGCCGGGGCGGTGACCTGTCCGGCGGCCAGCAACAGCAGCTCGCCATTGGCCGGGCCCTGGCCAGCCGTCCACGCCTGCTGATCCTCGACGAACCCACCGAAGGCATCCAGCCCTCGGTGATCAAGGAGATCGGCGTGGTGATCAAGAAACTGGCGGCCCGGGGCGACATGGCGATTTTGCTGGTGGAGCAGTTCTACGACTTCGCCGCCGAGCTGGCCGATCAGTACCTGGTGATGTCCCGGGGCGAGATCGTGCAGCAGGGCCGCGGAGAAAACATGGAAGCCGAGGGTGTGCGCGGGCTGGTTACGATCTAG
- a CDS encoding urease accessory protein UreD, whose translation MNLPVSSLTPSALFTPSWHAELELGYARFGDCTRPVQRRHKGPLRVQKHLYAEGPGVCQHIIVHPPGGIAGGDRLDISAHVGPGAWAQLTSPGAAKWYRAAGPAYQQLTLSVAAGATLEWLPQETIVFSAAQAELSTSIDLLGDGRLFYWDMVALGRPASGERFDLGHFQSRLDIRRDGQLLWHERQRIVGGDGLLDSPIGLGGDPVFATLLVTGEIDSELLEQCRSLGHDVRGDLTQLPGLVVARCLASEALLARGWLIALWRLLRPALLGREAMPPRIWST comes from the coding sequence ATGAATCTACCTGTCTCTTCATTGACACCTTCGGCCCTCTTCACCCCCAGCTGGCATGCCGAGCTGGAACTGGGTTACGCCCGATTCGGCGATTGCACGCGCCCGGTACAGCGTCGCCATAAAGGCCCGCTGCGGGTGCAGAAGCACTTGTACGCCGAAGGCCCCGGCGTGTGCCAGCACATCATTGTCCATCCGCCCGGCGGGATAGCCGGCGGTGACCGGCTGGACATTTCAGCCCATGTCGGCCCGGGCGCCTGGGCGCAGTTGACCAGCCCCGGCGCGGCCAAGTGGTATCGCGCCGCCGGCCCGGCGTACCAGCAGTTGACCCTGAGCGTGGCCGCCGGCGCGACCCTGGAATGGCTGCCCCAGGAAACCATCGTCTTCAGCGCGGCCCAGGCCGAACTGAGCACCAGCATCGACCTGCTGGGCGACGGGCGCCTGTTCTACTGGGACATGGTTGCCCTCGGCCGCCCGGCCAGCGGCGAGCGGTTCGACCTGGGGCATTTTCAGTCGCGCCTGGACATTCGCCGCGACGGCCAGTTGCTGTGGCATGAACGCCAGCGCATTGTGGGCGGCGATGGATTGCTCGACTCGCCCATCGGGTTGGGCGGCGATCCGGTGTTCGCCACGTTGTTGGTGACCGGCGAAATCGACAGCGAGCTGCTGGAACAATGCCGTTCCCTGGGCCATGACGTACGTGGCGACCTGACCCAATTGCCCGGCCTGGTCGTGGCCCGCTGTCTGGCGAGCGAAGCGTTGCTGGCGCGGGGGTGGCTGATTGCATTGTGGCGTTTGCTCAGGCCTGCATTGCTGGGAAGAGAGGCCATGCCACCCAGGATCTGGAGTACCTGA
- the ureA gene encoding urease subunit gamma — MDLTPREKDKLLIFTAGLVAERRLARGLKLNYPEAMAYISAALLEGARDGQTVAELMHYGTTLLSREQVMEGIPEMIPEIQVEATFPDGTKLVTVHQPIA; from the coding sequence ATGGACCTGACCCCACGCGAAAAAGACAAGCTGCTGATCTTCACCGCCGGCCTCGTCGCCGAACGACGGTTGGCCCGCGGCTTGAAGCTCAACTACCCGGAGGCCATGGCCTATATTTCCGCGGCCCTGCTCGAAGGCGCCCGTGACGGCCAGACCGTCGCCGAGCTGATGCACTACGGCACCACATTGCTCAGCCGCGAGCAGGTGATGGAAGGCATCCCGGAAATGATCCCGGAGATCCAGGTCGAGGCGACGTTTCCCGACGGCACCAAACTGGTCACCGTCCATCAACCTATCGCCTGA
- a CDS encoding GNAT family N-acetyltransferase, producing the protein MTYAIRNALPTDLPAIREIYNDAVLNTTAIWNEQLVDLGNRQAWLSARQSQGYPVLVIVDGEQNVLGYASFGDWRPFDGYRHTVEHSVYVRNDQRGNGLGPRLMAALIERARTCGKHVMVAAIESGNAASIRLHERAGFTVTGQMPQVGIKFGRWLDLTFMQLILNPGAPAPAVNKE; encoded by the coding sequence ATGACCTACGCCATTCGTAACGCGCTGCCCACAGACCTGCCGGCAATCCGCGAGATCTACAACGATGCGGTGCTGAACACCACCGCCATCTGGAATGAACAGCTCGTGGACTTGGGCAATCGCCAAGCCTGGCTCAGCGCTCGCCAGTCCCAGGGCTATCCGGTGCTGGTGATCGTCGATGGCGAGCAAAACGTGCTCGGCTACGCTTCATTCGGCGACTGGCGGCCTTTCGACGGTTATCGACACACCGTGGAACATTCGGTGTACGTGCGCAACGACCAGCGCGGCAATGGCCTGGGCCCAAGGTTGATGGCGGCGCTGATCGAACGTGCCAGGACCTGCGGCAAACACGTCATGGTCGCGGCCATCGAAAGCGGCAACGCGGCCTCGATTCGCCTGCACGAGCGGGCCGGTTTTACCGTCACCGGGCAGATGCCCCAGGTGGGCATCAAGTTCGGGCGCTGGCTCGACCTGACTTTCATGCAATTGATCCTCAACCCCGGTGCCCCGGCGCCTGCCGTCAACAAGGAGTGA
- a CDS encoding GNAT family N-acetyltransferase, which yields MNAAQLRRVHTESFAHYRQGLIDLLLDAVGYGASVGFMADLDAVQARAYFDEVQASLNQGHLLLWVVVKDEQVQASVQLALCQKPNGLNRAEVQKLLVRGEARRRGLGQQLMSALELGARQHKRGLLYLDTEAGSEAEAFYRAMGYIRVGELPDYCQSPDGTYTPTAIYYKTLGQPQ from the coding sequence ATGAACGCTGCCCAGTTGCGTCGAGTCCACACCGAAAGCTTTGCGCACTATCGTCAAGGCCTGATCGATCTGTTGCTCGACGCCGTTGGGTACGGCGCCAGCGTGGGGTTCATGGCCGATCTCGATGCCGTTCAGGCCCGCGCCTATTTCGATGAGGTCCAGGCCAGCCTCAACCAGGGCCACCTGCTGCTGTGGGTGGTGGTCAAGGATGAACAGGTGCAGGCCAGCGTCCAGCTTGCCCTGTGCCAGAAGCCCAACGGCCTCAATCGCGCCGAAGTGCAGAAGCTGCTGGTCCGCGGCGAGGCCCGCCGCCGGGGCCTGGGCCAGCAATTGATGAGCGCCCTGGAGCTCGGCGCCCGTCAGCACAAGCGTGGCCTGCTGTACCTCGATACCGAGGCCGGTTCCGAGGCCGAGGCGTTCTACCGCGCCATGGGCTACATCCGCGTCGGCGAACTGCCGGACTACTGCCAGAGCCCGGACGGGACCTACACACCGACCGCCATTTACTACAAGACTTTGGGGCAACCGCAATGA
- a CDS encoding urease subunit beta, translated as MIPGQYQVRPGDIELNVGRRTLTLNVANSGDRPIQVGSHYHFFETNDALTFDRAASRGMRLNIPAGTAVRFEPGQSREVELVDLAGHRRVFGFAGRVMGDL; from the coding sequence ATGATTCCAGGGCAATACCAGGTCCGGCCTGGCGACATCGAACTCAACGTCGGCCGCCGCACGCTCACGCTGAACGTCGCCAACAGCGGCGACCGGCCGATCCAGGTCGGCTCGCATTATCACTTTTTCGAGACCAACGACGCCCTGACCTTCGACCGCGCCGCCAGCCGAGGCATGCGCCTGAACATCCCGGCCGGCACCGCGGTGCGCTTCGAACCAGGCCAGAGCCGCGAGGTGGAACTGGTGGATCTGGCCGGGCATCGCCGGGTGTTCGGGTTTGCCGGGCGGGTCATGGGCGACCTTTAA
- the ureC gene encoding urease subunit alpha — protein MKISRQAYADMFGPTVGDKVRLADTELWIEVEKDFTTYGEEVKFGGGKVIRDGMGQSQLLAAEVVDTLITNALIIDHWGIVKADVGLKDGRIAAIGKAGNPDIQPDVTIAIGASTEVIAGEGMILTAGGIDTHIHFICPQQIEEALMSGVTSMIGGGTGPATGTNATTCTSGPWHLARMLQAADAFPMNIGFTGKGNASLPEPLIEQVKAGAIGLKLHEDWGTTPAAIDNCLSVADQYDVQVAIHTDTLNESGFVETTLAAFKGRTIHTYHTEGAGGGHAPDIIKACGFPNVLPSSTNPTRPFTRNTIDEHLDMLMVCHHLDPSIAEDVAFAESRIRRETIAAEDILHDLGAFSMISSDSQAMGRVGEVITRTWQTADKMKKQRGALPGDGEGNDNFRIKRYIAKYTINPAITHGISHEVGSIEVGKWADLVLWRPAFFGVKPTLILKGGAIAASLMGDANASIPTPQPVHYRPMFASYGGSRHATSLTFISQAAAEAGLPEQLGLKKRIAVVKGCRDVQKTDLIHNDYLPSIDVDPQTYQVKADGVLLWCEPADVLPMAQRYFLF, from the coding sequence ATGAAAATCTCCCGCCAAGCCTATGCCGACATGTTCGGCCCCACCGTCGGTGACAAGGTCCGCCTGGCCGATACCGAGTTGTGGATCGAAGTGGAAAAGGACTTCACCACCTACGGCGAAGAAGTGAAATTCGGCGGCGGCAAGGTGATTCGTGACGGCATGGGCCAGAGCCAGTTGCTGGCCGCCGAGGTCGTCGACACCTTGATCACCAACGCGCTGATCATCGACCACTGGGGCATCGTCAAGGCCGATGTCGGCCTCAAGGACGGGCGCATCGCGGCCATTGGCAAGGCCGGCAACCCGGACATCCAGCCCGACGTGACCATCGCCATCGGCGCCAGCACCGAAGTGATCGCTGGTGAAGGCATGATCCTCACCGCCGGCGGCATCGACACTCACATCCACTTCATCTGCCCCCAGCAGATCGAAGAAGCGCTGATGAGCGGCGTCACCAGCATGATCGGCGGCGGCACCGGCCCGGCCACCGGGACCAACGCCACCACCTGCACCTCCGGCCCATGGCACCTGGCGCGCATGCTCCAGGCCGCCGATGCCTTCCCCATGAACATCGGTTTCACCGGCAAGGGCAACGCCAGCCTGCCGGAGCCGTTGATCGAACAGGTCAAGGCCGGCGCCATCGGCCTGAAGCTGCACGAAGACTGGGGCACCACCCCGGCCGCCATCGACAACTGCTTGAGCGTGGCCGACCAGTACGACGTGCAGGTCGCGATCCACACCGACACCCTCAACGAATCGGGCTTCGTCGAAACCACCCTCGCCGCGTTCAAGGGCCGCACCATCCACACCTACCACACCGAAGGCGCTGGCGGCGGTCATGCGCCGGACATCATCAAGGCCTGCGGCTTCCCCAATGTGCTGCCCAGCTCGACCAATCCGACCCGACCGTTCACCCGCAACACCATCGACGAACACCTGGACATGCTGATGGTCTGCCATCACCTGGACCCAAGCATTGCCGAAGACGTGGCCTTCGCCGAAAGCCGCATCCGCCGCGAGACCATCGCCGCCGAAGACATTCTCCACGACTTGGGGGCGTTCTCGATGATCAGTTCCGACAGCCAGGCCATGGGTCGCGTCGGCGAAGTCATCACCCGCACCTGGCAGACCGCCGACAAGATGAAGAAGCAACGCGGCGCCCTGCCCGGCGACGGCGAAGGCAACGACAACTTCCGTATCAAGCGCTACATCGCCAAGTACACCATCAACCCGGCGATCACCCATGGCATCAGCCATGAAGTGGGCTCCATCGAAGTGGGCAAGTGGGCCGACCTGGTGCTGTGGCGCCCGGCGTTTTTCGGGGTCAAGCCGACGCTGATTCTCAAGGGCGGTGCCATCGCCGCCAGCCTGATGGGCGACGCCAACGCCTCGATCCCGACGCCGCAGCCAGTGCACTACCGACCAATGTTCGCCAGCTACGGCGGCTCGCGGCACGCCACCAGCCTGACCTTCATCAGCCAGGCCGCCGCCGAGGCGGGGCTACCGGAGCAGCTTGGGCTGAAGAAGAGAATCGCCGTGGTCAAGGGTTGCCGCGATGTGCAGAAGACCGACCTGATCCACAACGACTACCTGCCGAGCATCGATGTCGATCCGCAGACCTATCAGGTCAAGGCCGATGGGGTGTTGCTGTGGTGTGAACCGGCTGACGTGCTGCCGATGGCGCAGCGGTACTTTCTGTTTTGA
- a CDS encoding chaperone modulator CbpM, translating to MNNPIIELTLTEFCEAAALADVHVIEIVAHGILEPQGAAPTDWRFTDYELVLARRAAKLRRELELEWEGVALALDLLEEVQQLRSENRMLKQRLGRLVE from the coding sequence ATGAACAACCCGATCATTGAACTGACCCTGACGGAATTCTGCGAGGCCGCCGCGTTGGCGGATGTCCATGTGATCGAGATCGTCGCCCATGGCATTCTCGAACCCCAAGGCGCGGCCCCGACGGATTGGCGTTTCACCGACTACGAACTGGTCCTGGCCCGCCGTGCGGCCAAGCTGCGCCGCGAGCTGGAGCTGGAGTGGGAAGGCGTCGCCCTGGCGCTGGACCTGCTGGAGGAAGTGCAGCAACTGCGCAGCGAAAACCGCATGCTCAAGCAGCGGTTGGGGCGGTTGGTGGAGTGA